In a single window of the Magnolia sinica isolate HGM2019 chromosome 7, MsV1, whole genome shotgun sequence genome:
- the LOC131251209 gene encoding uncharacterized protein LOC131251209 yields MKEPTIILKPPPPPPAPLSPVSTAQKAPANFPSNFSLQGTTDDSDPHGMKECQSKEPSSQEDKNSQDTVEDHFGDFHTADQHCFMNLKFSLLECLKWLHASIGKYVLVLVNAPILYPLVWLRGSTLSEIDDLDLLRK; encoded by the coding sequence ATGAAAGAGCCCACAATTATTCTCAAACCACCACCGCCCCCACCAGCTCCACTTTCACCTGTTAGCACTGCTCAGAAAGCACCAGCAAACTTTCCATCTAATTTCAGTCTTCAGGGGACTACTGATGATTCTGACCCACATGGTATGAAAGAATGTCAATCCAAAGAACCTTCTTCACAAGAAGACAAGAACTCTCAAGATACCGTAGAagatcactttggagattttcACACAGCGGATCAACATTGTTTTATGAATCTCAAATTTTCTTTGCTTGAATGCTTGAAATGGTTGCATGCTTCCATTGGGAAGTATGTCTTGGTTTTGGTCAATGCACCGATTTTATACCCGTTAGTTTGGTTGAGAGGTTCAACACTTTCGGAGATTGATGATCTCGATTTACTTAGAAAATAG
- the LOC131251205 gene encoding multiple organellar RNA editing factor 8, chloroplastic/mitochondrial-like, giving the protein MAMAFLGRTLMSNPTISLSTIFSRSFSSSSHLYRSSPLLRFRLLAALPGLRLYPAASGLRCFSTRPTTSSLNDPSPNWSNRPPKETILLDGCDFEHWLIVMEPPEGNPTRDEIIDSYIKTLAQVLGSEEEAKKSIYSVSTRHYFAFGCLVSEELSYKIKPLPRVRWVLPDSYLNVKNKDYGGEPFIDGKAVPYDPKYHEEWVRNNARANERSRRNDRPRNFDRSRNFERRRDNMQNHDFQSRDAPPMPNRDFQNRDVQSSMPPRENVAGGMPNRDAGPGGGYSNMPNNSGPGGGYPNMPNNSGPGGGYSNMPNSGAPGGGYSNMPNSGAPGGGYSNMPNSGAPGGGYSNMPNSGAPGGGYSNMANSSSPGGGYSNMPNSGGPSGGYSNMPNSGGPSSGYSNMPNSVGPSGGYSNVPNSGPGYMPNRDFQQSREIPNREYQNNYMPNRDVGNIPSGNAYQGRDMPGRDLPPM; this is encoded by the exons ATGGCGATGGCGTTCTTGGGCCGAACCCTAATGTCAAATCCCACCATCTCACTCTCCACTATCTTCTCTCGCTCTTTCTCTTCCTCCTCTCATCTCTATCGCTCTTCTCCTCTCCTCCGCTTCCGCCTCCTCGCCGCCCTACCGGGCCTCCGACTTTATCCGGCGGCTTCCGGCCTCCGATGCTTCTCGACCCGACCGACGACGTCCTCGTTGAACGACCCGTCGCCGAACTGGAGCAACCGTCCGCCGAAGGAGACTATTTTATTGGACGGCTGCGATTTCGAGCACTGGCTCATCGTCATGGAGCCGCCTGAGGGGAACCCTACAAGAGACGAGATTATCGATAGCTACATCAAGACGCTAGCCCAGGTCCTTGGAAG TGAAGAAGAAGCAAAAAAGTCAATTTACTCAGTATCAACTAGGCACTACTTTGCTTTCGGATGCCTTGTCTCGGAGGAACTTTCTTACAAGATTAAGC CTTTGCCAAGAGTTCGGTGGGTTCTTCCTGATTCTTACTTGAATGTCAAGAATAAAGATTATGGAG GGGAACCTTTCATAGATGGAAAAGCTGTTCCATATGATCCTAAATACCATGAGGAATGGGTTCGAAACAATGCACGTGCAAATGAGAGGTCTAGGCGCAATGATAGGCCTCGCAATTTCGATCGATCAAGGAACTTTGAGAGAAGAAGAGATAATATGCAGAACCATGATTTTCAAAGCAGAGATGCACCTCCAATGCCCAATAGGGATTTCCAGAACCGGGACGTGCAGAGCTCAATGCCTCCTAGAGAGAATGTTGCCGGGGGCATGCCTAATAGAGATGCTGGACCGGGCGGAGGATATTCAAACATGCCCAACAACAGCGGACCAGGTGGAGGATACCCAAACATGCCCAACAACAGCGGACCTGGTGGAGGATACTCAAACATGCCTAACAGTGGTGCTCCAGGTGGAGGATACTCAAACATGCCCAACAGTGGTGCTCCGGGTGGAGGATACTCAAACATGCCCAACAGCGGTGCTCCAGGTGGAGGATACTCAAACATGCCCAACAGCGGTGCTCCGGGTGGAGGATACTCAAACATGGCCAACAGCAGTAGTCCAGGTGGGGGATACTCAAACATGCCCAACAGCGGCGGGCCAAGCGGGGGGTATTCTAACATGCCCAACAGCGGTGGGCCAAGCAGTGGGTATTCGAACATGCCCAATAGTGTTGGGCCGAGCGGGGGATACTCGAATGTGCCTAACAGTGGCCCTGGATATATGCCTAATAGGGATTTTCAACAAAGTAGGGAGATACCAAACAGAGAGTACCAGAACAACTACATGCCAAACAGAGATGTGGGAAACATTCCAAGTGGCAATGCTTATCAGGGAAGAGATATGCCAGGGAGAGATTTGCCCCCAATGTAA